Proteins from a single region of Phycisphaeraceae bacterium D3-23:
- a CDS encoding response regulator, protein MSTPPTPSTPQDTEFDPAGSVILVVDDNEQNVELLQAYLESMPVEVLTAHDGAEALTLIEDDGVAMPDLVLLDVMMPRMSGFEVCRKLKDNPETRDIAVMMVTALNELGDIERGVEAGTDEFLSKPVNKLELLTRVKSLLRGRKLRQTGEHKDTYIRDLERMLEQAKRPGSA, encoded by the coding sequence ATGTCTACCCCCCCCACTCCCAGCACGCCGCAAGACACCGAGTTTGACCCGGCCGGGTCGGTGATCCTCGTGGTGGACGACAACGAGCAGAACGTCGAGCTCCTGCAGGCCTACCTCGAGTCGATGCCCGTCGAGGTGCTGACGGCGCACGACGGGGCCGAGGCCTTGACGCTGATCGAAGACGACGGCGTCGCGATGCCGGACCTGGTGCTGCTGGATGTGATGATGCCGCGGATGTCGGGCTTCGAGGTCTGCCGCAAGCTGAAAGACAACCCCGAGACGCGCGATATCGCGGTCATGATGGTGACGGCGCTGAACGAGCTGGGCGACATCGAGCGCGGCGTCGAGGCGGGGACCGATGAGTTTCTCAGCAAGCCCGTCAACAAGCTCGAACTCTTGACGCGCGTAAAGTCGCTACTGCGCGGGCGCAAGCTCCGGCAGACCGGCGAACACAAAGATACGTACATCCGCGACCTGGAGCGGATGCTGGAGCAGGCGAAGCGGCCCGGCTCGGCCTAA